The Chloroflexota bacterium genomic sequence CAGGCTTGGAACTTGATCAAGGCTATTAAACAAACTGACCAGATGGCGTGTCGTGCTGGCAGCTTGCTCAAGGTTGGCATTGAGCAATTTGGCCTCAACTTGGGTGAGATCAAACAAAGCCACCTGACCTTGATTTTGCAGACCATGTTGGCTGGCGGTGGTAACATCGGTGCGGGTTTGGGCAAAGCCACGCAATAGCCCAACTACCACCAGCAAAATTGTTGCAAACAGCAAGAACGCACTGGCTAAGGTGATTTTTGTGCTGATACGCGAAAGGATTGGTATATGCATAATCACACATTTCCCTAAAACAACGCCAACAAATCGCCATGGAAACAAGTTTTGAGATTTCCATATCATCGTAGAGCCAATGGCTGCTGTCAATAGCCAAAAGTACGCTCCATTTGCTAGCTCTTTTTGGGTTAGGATTTCAGTTTGCTATCATTGGCTGTCGGCTAAAATTTGCTATGCTGAGGCTATTGATCAATCAAAGGAGGGTTTGGATGGCTAAACGAACAATCTATTTGGTTCGTCATGGGCAGTATCTCAATCAAGCTGGCGAATCGGCGCTGCCCGATGGAGCCTTGACCGATTTAGGGCAGCAACAAGCTCAGGCATTGGCGACGCGCTTGGCTGCACTACCAATCAGCCAAATTTGGCATAGTCCGAGTATTCGCGCAACTGAAACTGCCCAATGGCTTCAGCAACAGCATCCTCATATTCCGTTACAAGTTGAGCCATTGTTGCTCGAATTAATTCCTTCGATTCCCAATGATCCAGCTTTGCCTCAATCGACCCAAGCCTTTTTTGCTAAAATTGAGCCTGCGATTGTTGATGCAGGGGTAGCACAATTTGCTGACCTC encodes the following:
- a CDS encoding histidine phosphatase family protein — translated: MAKRTIYLVRHGQYLNQAGESALPDGALTDLGQQQAQALATRLAALPISQIWHSPSIRATETAQWLQQQHPHIPLQVEPLLLELIPSIPNDPALPQSTQAFFAKIEPAIVDAGVAQFADLWQKYFGPAQADGQILLVSHGNLISAVVAAIFGAANTHWINADIQHCGLTEVSITDQGWRCLIRHGDVGHLALAAQTFV